In a single window of the Terriglobales bacterium genome:
- a CDS encoding M48 family metallopeptidase, giving the protein MKKDLCRVALSLVLAVSVGAFGQSKNEKPAEEKSEKPTVPLSTLNNIDAIGNRNVGCDRGIGNWVSLEKQTAMGAQYAHQVDQSSRLIKDPVVTEYVNRVGQNLVRNSDSKVPFTIKVIDDDSINAFALPGGFFYVNTGVVLSADNESEMAGVMAHEIAHVAACHAARQMTRGNLASIAALAPMILLGGWAGFGVGQAANIALPATFMKFSRGFEAEADYLGTEYLYKAGYDPNGLISFFEKVEALEKKKPGFLNRAFADHPQTPDRLERTQQEIATILPPKPEYVVDTSDFQQVKARLALIQNKHTPKDSDQHKPELRRTQQTGNKPEDDDRPTLHRAN; this is encoded by the coding sequence ATGAAGAAGGATCTTTGCCGCGTCGCGCTGTCCTTGGTGCTGGCCGTGTCCGTGGGGGCGTTCGGCCAGTCGAAGAATGAGAAGCCGGCCGAAGAGAAAAGCGAAAAACCGACCGTCCCGCTGTCCACGCTGAACAACATCGACGCCATCGGCAACCGCAACGTGGGTTGCGACCGCGGCATCGGCAACTGGGTCTCGCTGGAGAAACAGACCGCCATGGGCGCCCAGTACGCCCACCAGGTGGACCAGTCTTCCCGCCTGATCAAGGACCCGGTGGTCACCGAGTACGTCAACCGGGTAGGGCAGAACCTGGTGCGCAACTCCGACTCCAAGGTGCCGTTCACCATCAAGGTCATCGACGACGATTCGATCAACGCTTTTGCCCTGCCCGGTGGATTCTTCTACGTGAACACCGGGGTGGTCCTCTCCGCCGACAACGAGTCCGAGATGGCCGGGGTGATGGCCCACGAGATCGCGCATGTGGCCGCCTGCCACGCCGCCCGCCAGATGACGCGCGGCAATCTGGCAAGCATTGCGGCCCTGGCGCCGATGATCTTGCTCGGCGGCTGGGCGGGCTTCGGAGTGGGGCAAGCAGCCAACATCGCGCTCCCGGCCACCTTCATGAAGTTCAGCCGTGGTTTCGAGGCGGAAGCCGACTACCTGGGCACTGAGTACCTTTACAAGGCCGGCTACGATCCCAACGGGCTCATCAGTTTCTTTGAGAAAGTCGAGGCCCTGGAGAAGAAGAAACCGGGGTTCCTGAACCGGGCGTTCGCCGACCATCCCCAGACCCCGGACCGGCTGGAGAGGACGCAGCAAGAGATTGCCACCATCCTGCCTCCCAAGCCGGAGTATGTCGTCGATACCTCAGACTTCCAGCAGGTGAAGGCGCGGCTGGCGCTCATCCAGAACAAGCACACGCCTAAGGACAGCGATCAGCACAAGCCTGAGTTGCGGCGCACTCAGCAGACCGGCAACAAGCCCGAGGACGACGACCGGCCTACCCTGCACCGGGCCAATTAG
- a CDS encoding PilZ domain-containing protein, which produces MAGDRAAKPKRYEEMRRYPRVKSDLRVRVFVPPKNPTADSFGRGYDLSESGMAIYVPLELAVGQQVLVVLEVPQYRVRLGLTATVRNADGYRYGVEFGALSNTERKELKRALESLAAITNPAA; this is translated from the coding sequence ATGGCAGGCGATCGAGCGGCAAAGCCCAAGCGCTATGAGGAGATGCGGCGTTACCCGCGAGTGAAGTCGGATCTCCGGGTGCGCGTCTTCGTCCCGCCCAAGAATCCGACCGCCGACTCCTTCGGCCGCGGGTATGACCTCAGCGAATCGGGCATGGCCATCTATGTCCCGCTGGAACTCGCGGTCGGGCAGCAGGTGCTGGTGGTGCTGGAGGTGCCGCAGTACCGGGTCCGGCTGGGACTGACGGCGACGGTACGGAATGCGGACGGCTACCGTTACGGGGTCGAGTTCGGCGCCCTCAGTAACACCGAGCGCAAGGAACTGAAGCGGGCGCTCGAGAGCCTGGCCGCGATCACCAATCCCGCCGCCTGA
- a CDS encoding ammonium transporter, whose translation MSGSTVVKDVATPTAEELAKGDPAGDKTGTATDVAVADPKAGLTLADLANQAGQNKIAINFTWTLIAGFLVMFMQAGFALVETGLCRAKNANHTMMMNFMVYGFGLFAYWVCGFAIQMGGVGGVANLGGTAPLSHEFTIHAFGKPWGLFGTSGFFLSGATYDVGVMAMFLFQMVFMDTALTIVTGSAAERWKFAAFAFCSLLMGAFTYPLFANWAWGGGWLSQLGVNFGLGHGYVDFAGSGVVHAVGGLTALAAAILIGPRIGKYNRDGTPNAMPGHDMVIVLAGCFILAFGWFGFNPGSTLGASGAGNLRIASVAVNTMLAGCTGSFGAILYMWIRYGKPDASMVGNGLLAGLVAITAPSGFVNTIGAAVIGLVAGVLVCLSCEYFERVAKVDDPVGAISVHGVNGLWGVTSVGLFADGTSNYGGGWNGVNGSVRGLFYGDPGQLIAQLIGVATLLGFVFSLSYAFNVLVDWLVGQRVSAETELEGLDIPEMGSLGYPEFVLKMQRTVPTASNETAPAYGAAPVVAPSFGAGD comes from the coding sequence TTGAGCGGATCGACGGTCGTCAAAGACGTGGCGACTCCCACGGCCGAGGAACTCGCCAAAGGCGACCCGGCCGGGGACAAGACGGGGACCGCAACCGATGTCGCCGTGGCCGATCCGAAAGCCGGCCTCACGCTGGCCGATCTTGCCAACCAGGCAGGCCAGAACAAGATCGCGATCAACTTCACCTGGACCCTGATCGCAGGGTTCCTGGTCATGTTCATGCAGGCCGGGTTCGCCCTGGTGGAGACCGGTCTGTGCCGGGCCAAGAACGCCAATCACACCATGATGATGAATTTCATGGTGTACGGCTTTGGCCTGTTCGCCTATTGGGTGTGCGGATTTGCCATCCAGATGGGCGGCGTCGGAGGCGTGGCCAATCTCGGCGGCACCGCGCCGCTCAGTCACGAATTCACCATCCATGCATTCGGGAAACCCTGGGGCCTGTTCGGAACCAGCGGCTTCTTCCTGAGCGGGGCCACTTACGACGTAGGCGTCATGGCGATGTTCCTCTTCCAGATGGTGTTCATGGATACGGCGCTGACCATCGTGACCGGGTCGGCAGCCGAGCGCTGGAAGTTCGCCGCATTCGCCTTCTGCTCGCTCCTGATGGGCGCGTTCACCTACCCGCTGTTCGCCAACTGGGCCTGGGGCGGCGGGTGGCTTTCGCAGTTGGGGGTGAATTTCGGCCTGGGACACGGCTATGTGGACTTCGCCGGGTCTGGCGTGGTGCATGCCGTGGGCGGCCTGACAGCATTGGCCGCGGCCATTCTGATCGGACCTCGCATCGGCAAGTACAACCGCGACGGAACACCCAATGCCATGCCCGGGCACGATATGGTGATCGTGCTCGCCGGATGCTTCATCCTTGCGTTCGGCTGGTTCGGTTTCAATCCCGGCAGCACGCTGGGCGCATCCGGGGCCGGCAATCTGCGCATCGCGTCGGTTGCGGTCAACACCATGCTGGCGGGATGCACCGGGTCCTTCGGCGCCATCCTGTACATGTGGATCCGCTACGGCAAGCCGGACGCTTCCATGGTAGGCAACGGGCTGCTGGCCGGGTTGGTGGCGATCACAGCTCCGTCCGGTTTCGTCAACACGATCGGGGCGGCGGTCATCGGCCTCGTCGCTGGAGTGCTGGTTTGCCTGAGCTGTGAATACTTCGAGCGTGTGGCGAAGGTCGATGACCCCGTGGGCGCGATCTCCGTGCACGGAGTGAACGGCTTGTGGGGCGTGACCTCGGTCGGGTTGTTTGCCGACGGCACCTCGAACTACGGGGGAGGGTGGAATGGGGTCAACGGTTCGGTCCGCGGCCTGTTCTACGGAGATCCCGGACAGCTCATCGCGCAGCTCATTGGCGTGGCCACGCTGCTCGGCTTCGTCTTCAGTCTCTCTTACGCCTTCAATGTGCTGGTGGATTGGCTGGTCGGACAACGTGTCTCGGCTGAAACCGAACTGGAGGGGCTCGACATTCCCGAGATGGGTTCTCTGGGCTACCCCGAGTTCGTGCTGAAGATGCAACGCACTGTCCCGACGGCCAGCAACGAGACGGCCCCAGCGTATGGCGCAGCGCCTGTCGTCGCACCCTCCTTTGGAGCCGGAGATTGA
- a CDS encoding P-II family nitrogen regulator translates to MVKIEAIIQTSRFEAVKEGLHQLGVEGMTVSEVRGHGRQKGHTESYRGREYSIDLIPKIKIEMVLPESLVDPAVQSIIQTARSGKIGDGKIFLSKVDEAIRIRNEERGAAAL, encoded by the coding sequence ATGGTAAAGATCGAAGCGATCATTCAGACGTCCAGGTTCGAAGCGGTGAAAGAGGGACTTCATCAGCTCGGCGTCGAGGGGATGACCGTCTCCGAAGTCCGCGGCCATGGCCGCCAGAAAGGACACACGGAGAGTTACCGCGGGCGCGAGTACAGCATCGACCTCATTCCCAAGATCAAGATCGAGATGGTGCTCCCGGAGAGTCTGGTCGATCCAGCGGTGCAGAGCATCATCCAGACCGCGCGGAGCGGCAAGATCGGCGATGGAAAGATCTTCCTCTCCAAAGTGGACGAAGCCATCCGGATCCGCAACGAAGAACGCGGCGCCGCTGCTCTCTAA
- a CDS encoding antibiotic biosynthesis monooxygenase: MILRLWHGYTAPQNADAYERLLRTQILPGIHRVKGYQGAYLLRRGLNAEVEFITLTLWDSMDAIREFAGGDHAVVPPEARMLLSRFDEHSVHYDATWCP, translated from the coding sequence ATGATCCTTCGCCTCTGGCATGGCTACACGGCGCCGCAGAACGCGGACGCCTACGAACGCTTGTTGCGCACCCAGATCCTCCCCGGCATCCATCGCGTGAAGGGCTACCAGGGAGCCTACCTGCTGCGGCGGGGCCTGAACGCCGAGGTGGAATTCATCACGCTCACTCTCTGGGATTCCATGGACGCGATCCGGGAGTTCGCCGGCGGCGACCACGCGGTGGTCCCACCCGAGGCGCGGATGCTCTTGTCGCGCTTTGACGAGCACTCCGTGCATTACGACGCCACCTGGTGTCCGTAG
- a CDS encoding GNAT family N-acetyltransferase, protein MVLIRPAELRDLDAAAAICRRVLAEKLPYNYELNIGTEGCLNLVAEDEGRVVGYLSMLVKRWDPNGRHLWQRLAPYIAFVGVLPERQRQGIGAALLQEAIREAARRCPSETGLFLEHAPRNIASRLYQRVGFRSLSAEEVRQLSGLDISTPVMYFPLHTISAAAS, encoded by the coding sequence ATGGTGCTCATCCGGCCGGCGGAACTGAGGGACCTTGACGCCGCCGCCGCCATCTGCCGGCGCGTGCTGGCGGAGAAGCTCCCCTACAACTACGAGCTGAACATCGGGACCGAGGGCTGCTTGAACCTGGTGGCCGAGGACGAGGGCCGCGTGGTCGGATACCTTTCCATGCTGGTGAAGCGCTGGGACCCGAACGGACGCCACCTATGGCAGCGCCTCGCACCGTACATCGCCTTTGTGGGTGTGCTGCCGGAGCGGCAGCGGCAGGGAATCGGCGCAGCCTTGTTGCAGGAAGCCATCCGCGAGGCCGCACGCCGCTGTCCAAGCGAGACCGGCCTGTTCCTGGAACATGCGCCTCGAAACATCGCCAGCCGGCTCTATCAGCGGGTAGGTTTTCGGAGCCTCTCCGCCGAAGAGGTGCGGCAACTGTCGGGCCTCGACATCAGCACTCCGGTCATGTATTTCCCGCTGCATACGATCAGTGCCGCGGCATCCTAG
- a CDS encoding porin yields MAVLAVLAVVLVFGGVELNAQPLGADPEMEKADLLLRLAALEKEVAQLRLALATVNAPHSEPGTEPAAPAATPAAASAVTTPVESTAHPVTISGLLGSTTLSGFVDLNYGFNFNQPASRTTGLRSFDAPANQFALNMVELVADKPAETASRFGYHVALGFGNAMNAVNASDPGGLGFAQYLKEAYLSYMVPVGSGLTFDFGKFVTPHGAEVIESKDNWNYSRGLLFSWAIPYYHFGARAKYAFNSKYAITGYLVNGWNNVLDNNTGKTLGVSFAWTPSKKFGITQNYMAGPEGLNTNSHWRQLSDTVVTFTPSSRLSLMLNYDYGRGDYLPLGTRPVFWTGVGGYVRYAFDSRYAVATRYEYYDDHDGFTTGTPQHLHEVTQTVERLIGKGLITRLELRHDSSTAPVFMKGTVPVSRQTTLAAGMIYQFTTHQE; encoded by the coding sequence ATGGCGGTTCTTGCAGTGCTGGCGGTAGTGCTTGTATTCGGCGGTGTCGAGCTCAATGCGCAACCACTCGGAGCGGATCCGGAGATGGAGAAGGCCGACCTGCTGCTGCGCCTGGCCGCGTTGGAGAAAGAGGTCGCGCAATTGCGACTGGCGTTAGCCACGGTTAACGCACCACATTCGGAACCGGGCACGGAACCGGCCGCGCCCGCAGCGACGCCCGCCGCGGCCAGTGCGGTCACCACTCCCGTCGAGTCCACGGCCCATCCGGTCACCATCTCCGGCCTGCTCGGTTCGACGACGCTGAGCGGCTTCGTGGACCTCAACTACGGCTTCAACTTCAATCAGCCGGCCAGTCGGACCACGGGCCTGAGATCATTCGACGCGCCGGCGAACCAATTCGCCCTGAACATGGTCGAGCTGGTGGCCGATAAGCCGGCGGAGACGGCGAGCCGCTTCGGCTATCACGTCGCGCTGGGCTTCGGCAACGCCATGAATGCCGTCAATGCCAGCGATCCCGGCGGCCTGGGCTTCGCACAGTACCTCAAGGAAGCCTACCTCTCTTATATGGTTCCGGTCGGCAGCGGCCTGACCTTCGACTTCGGCAAGTTCGTCACCCCGCACGGCGCCGAGGTCATCGAGAGCAAGGACAATTGGAACTATTCGCGCGGCCTGCTGTTCTCCTGGGCGATCCCCTATTACCACTTCGGGGCCCGCGCCAAGTACGCCTTCAACAGCAAGTACGCGATCACCGGCTACCTGGTGAACGGCTGGAACAACGTGCTCGACAACAACACCGGCAAGACCCTGGGCGTGAGCTTCGCCTGGACGCCGAGCAAGAAGTTCGGCATCACCCAGAACTACATGGCTGGCCCGGAGGGTCTCAACACGAACTCCCACTGGCGCCAGCTCAGCGACACGGTCGTGACCTTTACGCCGTCCAGCCGCCTTTCCCTGATGCTCAACTACGACTACGGCCGCGGCGACTACCTGCCCTTGGGCACGCGACCGGTCTTTTGGACCGGTGTAGGCGGCTACGTGCGCTATGCGTTCGATTCCAGGTACGCCGTTGCCACCCGGTACGAGTATTACGACGACCACGACGGGTTCACCACCGGAACGCCGCAGCACCTGCACGAGGTCACCCAGACGGTCGAGCGGCTCATCGGCAAGGGCCTGATCACGCGGCTGGAGTTGCGCCACGATAGCTCCACCGCTCCCGTGTTCATGAAAGGCACAGTACCGGTCTCCCGGCAGACCACGCTGGCCGCCGGGATGATCTACCAGTTCACCACCCATCAGGAATGA
- a CDS encoding cation:proton antiporter has product MAEGHAQEALNGEIVDTSLQCFLFLAIVLLLAKAMGHVGARVGLPLVLGELAAGIVLGPSVLNLWHLSWFSPQDAGSPSVPAVFQVLAQLGMVVLMFLAGLETDVKLLRSSLAPAFWAAAGGVVLPMVGGMLVSRMAGLAWAEAIFIGTILTATSVTITAQTLINLGRLRSRTGSTILGAAVIDDVLGLIVLSIVIAIEAPAGRLSTASAGAAFPIARMLLFLVLAFALGPRVMRAVLTRAEGSTADTCSAAAALAVSFLFAFFAVYLGGMAAITGSFLAGAFAAAAPARQRIIGAVRAICNDFLGPIFFVSIGLQIDAWDVGGRIRLFLALFLVAVLGKVLGCAAGTLAAGIGAREAFSVGVGMIPRGEVGLMTASIGFAAGLISHGLYVQVVILVLATSLVTPALLPFFFPRSSAGDDVALAAVPVESVTPREIVSPL; this is encoded by the coding sequence TTGGCTGAAGGCCATGCACAGGAAGCGCTCAACGGAGAAATAGTGGACACTTCGCTCCAGTGCTTCCTGTTCCTTGCCATCGTCCTCTTGCTTGCAAAAGCCATGGGCCATGTGGGCGCGCGGGTCGGCCTTCCTCTGGTTCTGGGTGAACTCGCCGCCGGTATCGTGCTGGGCCCCAGCGTCCTGAACCTGTGGCATCTTTCCTGGTTTTCCCCGCAGGACGCCGGCTCTCCCTCCGTTCCCGCTGTTTTCCAGGTGCTGGCCCAGTTGGGGATGGTGGTGCTCATGTTTCTTGCCGGACTGGAAACCGACGTCAAGCTCCTGCGGTCCAGCCTGGCGCCTGCGTTCTGGGCAGCGGCGGGCGGCGTGGTGCTACCCATGGTGGGCGGGATGCTGGTCTCACGCATGGCGGGCCTGGCATGGGCCGAGGCCATATTCATCGGCACCATCCTGACCGCTACCAGCGTGACCATCACGGCCCAGACGCTGATCAACCTCGGACGCCTGCGCTCGCGGACAGGCTCCACCATCCTGGGAGCGGCGGTGATTGACGACGTGCTCGGCCTCATCGTCCTTTCCATCGTGATCGCGATCGAGGCTCCGGCCGGTCGCTTGTCTACTGCGTCAGCCGGTGCCGCCTTTCCCATCGCCCGCATGCTGCTCTTCCTGGTTCTTGCCTTCGCACTCGGCCCGCGAGTGATGCGGGCAGTCTTAACGCGCGCCGAAGGCTCGACCGCCGACACGTGCAGCGCCGCGGCGGCTCTTGCCGTGTCGTTCCTGTTTGCTTTTTTCGCCGTTTATCTTGGGGGTATGGCAGCGATCACCGGATCGTTTCTGGCGGGTGCGTTCGCCGCGGCGGCCCCCGCACGCCAACGCATCATTGGAGCTGTCCGCGCCATCTGCAATGACTTTCTTGGCCCGATATTCTTCGTCTCCATCGGCCTGCAGATCGACGCCTGGGACGTCGGGGGGCGCATCCGGCTCTTCCTGGCTCTGTTTCTTGTGGCCGTCCTGGGCAAGGTCCTGGGGTGCGCCGCCGGTACACTTGCTGCTGGAATCGGCGCGCGCGAGGCGTTCAGCGTAGGAGTGGGCATGATCCCGCGCGGGGAAGTCGGCCTGATGACCGCCAGTATCGGCTTTGCCGCAGGCCTGATTTCGCACGGCCTGTACGTGCAGGTGGTCATCCTGGTGCTCGCGACGAGCTTGGTCACGCCCGCCTTATTGCCCTTTTTCTTCCCGAGAAGCAGCGCCGGGGACGATGTTGCACTGGCTGCAGTTCCCGTCGAGTCCGTGACTCCAAGAGAGATCGTTTCGCCGCTCTAG